One Ignavibacteriota bacterium genomic window carries:
- a CDS encoding acyl-CoA carboxylase subunit beta, translated as MAVIGSEAKRDKNFLLFEEKNLALVREIENKAAIVKLGGGKKAIEKLHGRGKLTARERIEKLIDPNSSFLEIGLFTAYNMYEEYGGAPSSGTVFGIGKIHGRDIVIVANDATVKAGAWFPMTCKKNLRAQEISIENRLPIVYLVDSAGVFLPLQNEIFPDKEHFGRIFRNNAVMSSMGIPQIAAIMGPCVAGGAYLPIMSDEALIVNKTGSVFLAGPYLVKAAIGEDADIEELGGAEMHCEISGVTDYKMDDDASCLNQIRNLISKFGQSAKAPFDRIGAKPPKHDAKEIYGLMPVDRAKPYDTYQILSRIVDDSEIDEYKAGIGRTVICAYARIDGWAVGIVANNRSLVKTKKNELQIGGVIYSESADKATRFIMNCNQKNIPLVFLQDVTGFMVGTRAEQGGIIKDGAKMVNAVANSVVPKITFIMGNSYGAGNYAMCGKAYDPRFIFGWTTAQIAVMGGKQASETLLSIRVQQMSAHGKEIPKEEQQKMLQEIADKYNSELDPLYAAARLWIDGIVDPTDTRRIISRSLEIASCNPNIQKFNPGVIQT; from the coding sequence ATGGCAGTCATTGGCAGTGAAGCAAAGCGGGACAAAAATTTTCTTTTGTTTGAAGAAAAGAATCTCGCACTTGTCAGAGAAATAGAAAACAAAGCGGCAATCGTCAAGTTGGGGGGCGGTAAGAAGGCGATTGAAAAATTGCACGGTCGCGGCAAGTTGACCGCACGAGAACGCATTGAGAAACTGATTGACCCAAACTCATCGTTCCTTGAAATCGGGTTGTTCACTGCGTACAACATGTATGAGGAATACGGAGGCGCTCCATCATCAGGAACGGTGTTCGGAATCGGAAAGATTCATGGGCGCGATATTGTCATCGTTGCGAACGATGCGACAGTGAAAGCCGGCGCGTGGTTTCCGATGACGTGCAAGAAAAATCTCCGCGCTCAGGAAATCTCTATCGAAAACCGGTTGCCGATTGTTTATCTTGTTGATTCTGCTGGTGTGTTTCTTCCGTTACAAAACGAAATCTTCCCCGACAAAGAACATTTCGGAAGAATATTCCGCAACAACGCAGTCATGTCTTCGATGGGAATTCCGCAGATTGCCGCAATCATGGGACCGTGTGTTGCAGGCGGTGCATATCTTCCCATCATGAGTGACGAAGCGTTGATTGTCAACAAAACGGGAAGTGTGTTTCTTGCCGGACCGTATCTTGTCAAAGCGGCGATCGGTGAAGATGCCGACATCGAAGAACTCGGCGGAGCGGAAATGCACTGCGAAATTTCCGGTGTCACAGATTACAAAATGGATGATGACGCTTCGTGTCTGAATCAAATACGAAATCTCATCAGCAAGTTTGGGCAAAGCGCGAAAGCGCCGTTCGACAGAATCGGAGCGAAGCCACCAAAGCATGATGCGAAAGAAATTTATGGACTGATGCCGGTTGACCGTGCGAAACCGTACGACACATATCAGATTCTTTCTCGCATTGTAGATGATAGTGAGATTGATGAGTACAAAGCCGGAATCGGTCGGACAGTGATTTGCGCATACGCACGCATTGATGGTTGGGCTGTGGGAATTGTCGCGAACAATCGCTCGCTCGTGAAGACAAAAAAAAACGAACTACAAATTGGCGGAGTGATTTACAGTGAAAGCGCGGACAAAGCTACACGCTTCATTATGAACTGCAATCAGAAAAATATTCCGCTCGTGTTTTTGCAGGATGTTACGGGTTTCATGGTCGGAACGAGAGCGGAACAAGGCGGCATCATCAAAGATGGGGCAAAGATGGTGAATGCTGTTGCAAATTCCGTTGTGCCGAAAATTACCTTTATCATGGGGAACAGTTACGGAGCGGGGAATTATGCAATGTGCGGCAAGGCGTACGACCCGCGATTTATTTTCGGATGGACAACTGCACAAATTGCAGTCATGGGGGGAAAACAAGCAAGCGAAACATTACTCAGTATCCGCGTCCAACAGATGTCTGCGCATGGGAAAGAAATTCCGAAAGAAGAACAGCAGAAGATGCTTCAGGAAATTGCAGACAAATACAATTCGGAACTTGACCCGCTCTACGCCGCCGCCCGTTTGTGGATTGACGGAATCGTTGACCCGACCGATACTCGACGCATTATTTCCCGCTCGCTTGAAATTGCTTCGTGTAATCCGAACATCCAGAAGTTTAATCCGGGTGTGATACAGACATAA
- a CDS encoding sigma-54-dependent Fis family transcriptional regulator, whose amino-acid sequence MFSVLVVDDEKSIRDSIKMILEYNKYSVSLVEDGTKALTAFSQEQFDAVLLDIKMPGKDGIEVLEEIKKQKTTVPVIMISGHGSFEDAVKATKLGAFDYLAKPLDRERLLITLRNALEHRRLADEISKLREKDLIIGQSSKMREIFSLIQRVGPTDARILITGESGTGKELVARAMHQASKRSSLPIVEVNCAAIPAELIESELFGHEKGSFTGATAQRIGKFEQADGGTLFLDEIGDMSLAAQAKVLRALEEGKIERVGGNKLISVNVRVIAATNKNLPEEIKKEKFREDLYHRLNVIPVQIPPLRERREDIPLLVKAFVTETCARYGFQEKTVSERAMQSLTMLDWSGNVRELRNSIERLVIMSSGNVIESADLQMLGVAHKNGVDDLIVSSQTFQEFKDKAEAAYIKYQLEKHNWVVSKTAEALDMERSHLYTKIKKYGLEAKGE is encoded by the coding sequence ATGTTTTCCGTTTTAGTAGTAGATGATGAAAAAAGTATCCGTGATTCCATCAAGATGATTTTGGAGTACAACAAGTACTCGGTCTCGCTTGTGGAAGACGGAACAAAAGCGCTCACCGCTTTTTCTCAGGAACAATTTGATGCAGTCTTGCTTGATATAAAAATGCCGGGGAAAGACGGAATCGAAGTGTTAGAAGAAATCAAAAAGCAAAAGACAACTGTTCCCGTCATCATGATTTCCGGGCATGGTTCGTTTGAGGATGCGGTGAAGGCAACCAAACTTGGCGCGTTCGATTATCTTGCCAAGCCACTCGACCGGGAACGCCTCCTCATCACGCTTCGCAACGCGCTCGAACATCGGCGGCTTGCTGATGAAATCAGCAAGTTGCGTGAAAAAGATTTAATTATCGGGCAGAGTTCGAAAATGCGGGAAATATTTTCACTCATTCAGCGCGTTGGTCCGACTGATGCGCGGATTCTCATCACCGGAGAAAGCGGAACGGGGAAAGAACTTGTTGCACGCGCAATGCATCAGGCAAGCAAGCGTTCTTCACTGCCAATAGTTGAGGTGAATTGCGCGGCAATCCCTGCAGAATTAATTGAATCGGAATTGTTCGGTCATGAGAAAGGTTCATTCACCGGCGCTACAGCGCAGCGCATCGGAAAGTTCGAGCAGGCAGATGGCGGAACATTATTTCTTGATGAAATCGGAGACATGAGTCTTGCGGCGCAGGCAAAAGTTCTTCGCGCGTTGGAGGAGGGAAAAATAGAACGCGTTGGTGGAAACAAACTTATTTCTGTCAACGTCAGAGTCATTGCGGCAACGAATAAAAATCTTCCTGAAGAAATTAAAAAAGAAAAGTTCCGCGAAGATTTGTATCATCGTTTGAATGTCATCCCCGTTCAGATTCCTCCTCTTCGTGAGCGACGAGAAGATATTCCACTTCTTGTTAAAGCCTTCGTGACAGAAACATGCGCACGCTATGGCTTTCAGGAGAAAACTGTTTCAGAGCGAGCGATGCAATCATTGACGATGTTGGATTGGAGCGGCAACGTGCGTGAGTTACGAAACAGCATCGAACGACTCGTCATCATGTCGTCAGGAAATGTTATAGAATCTGCCGACTTACAAATGCTCGGAGTGGCGCACAAAAACGGCGTTGATGATTTAATTGTTTCAAGTCAAACATTTCAGGAATTCAAAGACAAAGCAGAAGCGGCATACATTAAATATCAACTTGAAAAACACAATTGGGTTGTCTCCAAAACGGCAGAAGCGTTAGACATGGAACGAAGTCACCTTTACACAAAAATCAAAAAATATGGATTGGAAGCGAAGGGAGAATAA
- a CDS encoding S46 family peptidase, which translates to MMNKRIFFFFLLLFSITPSFSKDEGMWMPNQLAKLPWSEMKQRGLELSLEQIYSETTPSMKDGIVLLNDGTGSFVSSNGLILTNYHVTLAALQSVSNAKQDFIKNGYTARKMEEEIPVPSYTAKILLSMKEVTEQVLSVVNETMTYEQRANAIKSKSAEIEESAKGTSDYECHVVSTFFGLKYYLYTYEVLRDIRVVVSPPSSIGAFGGEEDNWMWPRHTGDFAFMRAYVSPDGKASQYAITNVPYKPKTFFPISTQGYQEGTFAMVMGFPSLTLRQMASPGIQAAKDINLPYLLELTNEQLDILHRAAEENPINAISYAVKIQTLENTSKYIEGTLKAVKKADVVKYRQNEELELWDYIFADSILSEKYGTVMIDLDTAYTLYRSFSKKQIAVTQFIGIIQALRVASVFKDYANSFGEKEQPNPTYKNNLTNFFKSTFKNTDLEVDKKLFKILLKAAAELPDDQQIEAIKKIYGEKKFKERDSLIDKYVDNLYKNSQVANAEKCEKFIEQTSKKILADNFVKFAIALDKETKAVQEELNTLDARISTLLRLYVEVKLKWKGTEQYPDANRTLRFSYGGVKLYTPRNSVLYNYYTTFGGMMEKEDVENDIFSVPPHLHSLWVNKNLSYTEPATNDVPLAFITNTDISGGNSGSPMLNGKGELIGVAFDGNWEGMAGDYLYQEQYNRTISVDARFILFYLDKYTGAQNILNELTIK; encoded by the coding sequence ATGATGAACAAACGAATCTTCTTTTTCTTTCTTCTCCTTTTTTCAATCACTCCCTCCTTCTCCAAAGACGAGGGAATGTGGATGCCAAATCAATTAGCAAAATTGCCTTGGAGTGAAATGAAGCAACGCGGGCTTGAACTTTCACTCGAACAAATTTACAGCGAAACCACCCCCAGCATGAAAGACGGCATCGTGTTGTTGAATGACGGCACCGGCTCATTCGTCTCATCGAACGGATTGATTCTGACAAACTATCACGTTACACTTGCCGCGCTTCAATCGGTGAGCAATGCAAAACAGGACTTCATCAAGAATGGTTACACAGCGCGCAAAATGGAAGAAGAAATTCCCGTCCCTTCCTACACTGCGAAAATTCTTCTCAGCATGAAAGAAGTAACCGAGCAAGTTCTTTCTGTTGTGAATGAAACGATGACGTACGAGCAACGGGCTAACGCCATCAAATCAAAGTCGGCGGAGATTGAAGAGTCAGCAAAAGGAACGAGCGACTATGAATGTCATGTCGTCTCCACATTCTTCGGGTTGAAATATTATCTTTATACATACGAAGTACTTCGGGATATTCGCGTAGTAGTTTCTCCTCCATCTTCCATCGGTGCATTTGGTGGTGAAGAAGACAATTGGATGTGGCCCCGACACACCGGCGATTTTGCTTTCATGCGAGCATACGTTTCACCGGACGGCAAAGCATCACAATACGCAATTACAAATGTCCCTTACAAACCGAAAACGTTTTTCCCGATTTCAACACAAGGCTATCAGGAGGGGACGTTTGCGATGGTGATGGGTTTTCCATCCTTGACTCTTCGTCAAATGGCATCCCCCGGAATTCAGGCGGCGAAAGATATTAACCTTCCCTACCTACTTGAACTGACGAATGAACAACTTGACATCCTTCATCGAGCCGCAGAAGAAAATCCTATTAATGCGATTAGTTATGCAGTGAAAATCCAAACGTTAGAAAATACTTCAAAATATATTGAAGGAACTCTGAAAGCAGTGAAGAAAGCGGACGTGGTGAAATACCGTCAAAACGAGGAATTGGAGTTATGGGATTATATCTTTGCTGATTCAATATTGTCGGAGAAATACGGAACGGTCATGATTGACCTCGATACGGCTTATACACTCTATCGCTCGTTCAGCAAAAAGCAAATCGCAGTGACGCAATTTATCGGTATCATTCAGGCATTGAGAGTTGCCTCTGTCTTTAAGGACTACGCAAATTCGTTCGGTGAAAAAGAGCAACCGAATCCGACCTATAAAAATAATCTGACAAACTTTTTCAAATCAACCTTTAAAAACACCGACCTTGAAGTTGATAAAAAACTTTTTAAAATATTGTTGAAAGCCGCCGCTGAACTTCCCGACGACCAGCAGATTGAAGCAATAAAGAAAATATACGGTGAAAAGAAATTTAAGGAACGAGATTCTCTGATTGATAAATATGTTGATAATCTTTACAAGAACTCGCAGGTTGCGAATGCTGAGAAGTGCGAAAAGTTTATCGAACAGACTTCGAAGAAAATATTGGCTGACAATTTTGTAAAGTTTGCCATCGCGCTTGATAAAGAAACGAAAGCCGTTCAGGAAGAACTCAATACATTAGATGCAAGAATTTCTACACTCTTACGATTGTATGTTGAAGTGAAATTGAAGTGGAAGGGAACCGAACAGTACCCTGATGCGAACAGAACTCTGAGATTTAGTTATGGGGGAGTGAAGTTATACACGCCTCGTAATTCTGTTTTGTACAACTATTATACAACGTTTGGCGGAATGATGGAAAAGGAAGATGTTGAAAACGATATCTTCAGTGTTCCGCCTCATCTTCATTCACTCTGGGTGAATAAAAATCTGTCGTACACCGAACCGGCGACGAACGATGTTCCGCTCGCGTTCATCACGAACACCGACATCAGCGGAGGGAATTCCGGCAGTCCGATGCTGAACGGAAAAGGGGAACTCATCGGTGTTGCGTTTGATGGAAACTGGGAAGGGATGGCAGGCGATTACTTGTATCAGGAGCAATATAACCGCACCATCAGTGTTGATGCAAGATTTATTCTTTTTTATTTGGATAAATATACCGGCGCACAAAATATTCTGAACGAACTTACAATCAAATAA
- a CDS encoding SpoIIE family protein phosphatase has protein sequence MSEATSKQTEIIKRLNALVEASNLLNSSLNLKKVLTILLDLATKNLHAERGTIYLIDKERNEIWSQVAKGNELKEFRLPIGQGIAGSVAKTGKTVNLKDAYQDKRFDKEFDKRSGFKTKTMLCTPMKDKKGTIVGVFQILNKNRGYFTPDDQSFLSSLSIPATLAIENARLHEAEIQIQRMERELEVAAQIQQQILPKSLPKIEGLQLGSLSIPCHAVGGDFFDVMKLDDHRIALVIADVSGKGIPAALLVSTLHASLHAYRELNFSSVDLTTKLNQFIYENSTAEKFITFAICIFDSRTSTIHSVNAGHCFPLIIRADGSMIELKKNGFGLGMLPGSKYEEETVKLGAGDMIVLYTDGISESMNDKRELYGNLRLSKTLNRYRGFMVEEILDEIVKDTKKFSGNSAQDDDLTLVLLKVGS, from the coding sequence ATGTCAGAAGCAACCTCAAAGCAAACCGAAATTATCAAACGACTAAACGCACTCGTCGAGGCGAGTAATCTTCTCAACTCATCGTTGAATTTGAAAAAAGTCCTTACCATTCTTCTTGATCTTGCGACAAAAAATCTTCATGCAGAACGTGGCACAATTTACCTCATTGACAAAGAACGGAATGAAATCTGGTCTCAGGTTGCAAAGGGAAATGAACTGAAGGAGTTTCGTCTCCCCATCGGACAGGGAATTGCAGGAAGCGTTGCAAAAACCGGGAAGACGGTGAACCTGAAAGATGCATATCAGGATAAACGTTTCGATAAAGAATTCGATAAACGCTCCGGCTTCAAAACAAAGACAATGCTTTGCACACCGATGAAAGATAAAAAAGGAACCATCGTCGGTGTGTTTCAAATCTTAAATAAAAACAGAGGATACTTCACGCCGGATGACCAGAGTTTTCTTTCCTCATTATCAATTCCTGCAACATTAGCAATTGAGAATGCGCGATTACATGAGGCAGAGATTCAAATTCAACGGATGGAACGTGAATTAGAAGTAGCGGCGCAAATTCAACAACAAATTCTTCCCAAGTCATTACCAAAGATTGAAGGATTGCAACTCGGTTCGTTATCAATTCCTTGCCACGCAGTCGGAGGCGATTTCTTCGACGTGATGAAACTTGACGACCATAGAATTGCGCTTGTGATTGCAGATGTTTCCGGCAAAGGAATACCGGCGGCGCTCCTCGTCTCAACGTTACATGCCTCGTTGCATGCGTATCGTGAACTTAACTTTTCTTCCGTTGATTTGACAACGAAACTCAATCAATTCATTTATGAAAATTCTACGGCAGAAAAATTCATTACATTTGCCATCTGCATTTTTGATTCAAGGACTTCAACCATCCATTCAGTCAATGCGGGACATTGCTTCCCGCTCATCATTCGCGCTGATGGTTCGATGATTGAGTTGAAGAAAAATGGCTTTGGACTTGGCATGTTGCCCGGTTCAAAGTATGAAGAAGAAACCGTGAAACTTGGCGCGGGCGATATGATTGTTCTGTACACCGATGGAATTTCAGAAAGCATGAATGATAAGCGGGAACTGTACGGAAATCTCCGGCTTAGTAAAACGCTGAATCGCTATCGTGGTTTTATGGTTGAAGAAATTCTTGATGAAATTGTCAAGGATACAAAGAAATTTTCGGGCAATTCCGCTCAGGATGATGATTTAACGCTTGTCCTGCTCAAAGTAGGGAGTTAA
- a CDS encoding T9SS type A sorting domain-containing protein: protein MKHFCTFSFFPRRTSTFSSLLLFVVMLSFLCLTLSSASQAGKLTSDKSKERILRALSANEQLNDYNLRIQQSTKLNKIGANTFALKPEVQIKLNESMQTTSTVFFYDNMENGTNGWTTQILFEAFDDIWHQTTSNASSATHSWWAGVEGQGNYNTGNRINVGLVSPSIDLSFAVAPISLLFAESFATEQGWDFCMVEISIDDGSSWLPLRGIYGHAPNGNSNGWNISNISLDAFAGAFVKLRFHFDTGDQLFNGFPGWFVDDVIIYDQAGTISGKKFFDFNSNGQKDTDERGLRDWLITASGPVTLTTRTNTWGNYDLLLPLGSYTVSEVQQAGWTQTMPAGNYSVELTTADTTVTGLNFGNDKNGIFITGMKFDDINKNGVKDEGDTALANWRINLYNSNGTRIDFDRTDSLGMYTLFVFEPGQYIVEETEKYGWVASLPDSGRYRITVPNLNSNFTNLNFGNYYNNESNAIVGQKFHDVNMNGMKDEHEPGLAGWTIHLTAQGVGNKYRVTDDSGYYSFLSLPKIRTYRVREIHQAGWCQFVPDSVYELQAGAGEFYDSVDFGNYEVTTGSISGMKFFDRNGNAQKDSGEVGLSGFSLNLTGIANDATVNMTTTTDGDGNYSFTGLWSGTYTVSEVNRQGWVQTYPTNFGSYFVTLDCEENVTGYDFGNLDSLYLGSYRSFKAESLALSHDLKGKHLPVEAKPTHDDFCATFLNTETDTVTKLSIFWKTEIVLATIVSSKTATNDYINGKPNSLILTFTEPLQTGDSVTVCGKTRKPKLQGMNKWWWHFSNGKLSTKKKVAPITNTLRLPMPNAMNAIQVVGKGLRVGLGGAHSVVHSTFKDVIKSLIEIRAKTERQHIGAPSCLNRFTNGRLMKKEKKYLTPTEGQNRLFAKAVALKVNILSSQAGVTPSGFGSLMYDDGTGAANPFNNLTLYQIAAKIDSFMTQDTCDMLPSLGALTAGDLDDMLGLINASFSGPIDTLRFGGGVRFAPVRSLTDVPYLRYDTSTTARQEWIEMSSYEEVPEEFTVYQNYPNPFNPTTNFEFRIADFGLVTLQIYNLLGQQVSTVLEREALEAGDYEYEFNATNLPSGIYFYRINVESVDDDGVVQTYSNVKRMVLLK from the coding sequence ATGAAACATTTTTGTACGTTTTCATTTTTCCCGCGCAGAACAAGCACCTTTTCTTCTCTGTTGCTTTTTGTTGTGATGCTTTCATTTCTTTGTTTAACACTCTCTTCAGCATCTCAAGCAGGAAAACTTACATCTGACAAATCGAAGGAACGAATCCTTCGAGCACTCTCTGCCAACGAGCAGTTGAACGATTACAATCTCCGGATTCAGCAATCAACGAAACTGAATAAAATCGGAGCGAATACATTTGCATTAAAACCGGAAGTGCAAATCAAACTGAACGAGTCAATGCAAACCACTTCCACCGTTTTCTTCTACGACAACATGGAGAACGGAACCAATGGTTGGACGACACAAATTTTGTTCGAAGCGTTTGATGATATCTGGCATCAGACTACTTCGAATGCAAGCTCAGCGACGCACAGTTGGTGGGCTGGTGTAGAAGGACAAGGAAACTATAACACGGGCAACCGTATTAATGTCGGACTTGTCTCTCCTTCCATTGACCTCTCTTTTGCTGTTGCTCCAATCTCTCTCCTTTTTGCAGAATCGTTTGCGACCGAACAAGGTTGGGATTTCTGCATGGTTGAGATTTCCATTGATGACGGCTCATCATGGTTGCCGCTTCGTGGAATCTATGGTCACGCGCCGAACGGGAACAGCAACGGTTGGAACATTTCCAATATCAGTTTGGATGCATTCGCCGGTGCGTTTGTAAAACTTCGTTTCCATTTCGACACCGGAGACCAATTGTTCAATGGGTTCCCCGGTTGGTTTGTGGACGATGTGATTATCTATGACCAGGCTGGAACAATCAGCGGCAAGAAATTTTTTGATTTCAACAGCAACGGGCAAAAAGATACCGATGAACGTGGGCTACGTGATTGGCTCATCACCGCTTCTGGTCCCGTTACCTTAACAACCAGAACAAACACGTGGGGCAATTATGATTTGTTACTCCCGCTCGGTTCTTATACGGTTTCAGAGGTTCAACAAGCAGGATGGACACAAACAATGCCTGCCGGAAATTATTCTGTTGAACTAACAACCGCCGACACAACCGTCACTGGTCTGAATTTCGGAAATGATAAAAACGGCATCTTCATTACCGGAATGAAGTTCGATGACATCAATAAAAACGGAGTAAAGGATGAAGGCGATACCGCTCTCGCAAACTGGAGAATTAATCTCTACAACTCAAATGGAACACGAATTGATTTTGACAGAACTGATTCGCTCGGCATGTATACGTTGTTTGTGTTTGAACCCGGACAATACATCGTTGAAGAGACCGAGAAATACGGTTGGGTTGCATCGCTTCCTGATTCAGGTCGTTACAGAATTACCGTTCCGAATCTGAACTCGAATTTCACCAATCTCAATTTCGGAAATTATTACAACAACGAATCGAACGCTATTGTCGGACAGAAATTCCACGACGTAAACATGAACGGAATGAAAGATGAACACGAGCCGGGACTTGCCGGTTGGACGATTCATCTTACCGCGCAAGGAGTTGGAAACAAATATCGAGTAACCGATGACAGCGGATATTATTCATTCCTGAGTCTGCCAAAAATCAGAACGTATCGTGTTCGCGAAATTCATCAGGCGGGATGGTGTCAATTCGTTCCCGATTCTGTGTATGAATTGCAAGCAGGTGCGGGCGAGTTCTATGACAGCGTTGATTTCGGAAATTACGAAGTGACAACCGGTTCCATCAGCGGAATGAAATTCTTTGATAGAAACGGAAACGCACAGAAGGATTCCGGCGAAGTTGGTTTATCAGGATTCTCACTTAATCTTACAGGAATTGCTAACGACGCAACAGTGAATATGACTACCACAACCGATGGAGATGGTAATTATTCATTCACAGGGTTATGGTCAGGAACATACACTGTTAGTGAAGTCAACCGACAAGGTTGGGTGCAAACGTATCCGACAAACTTCGGTTCCTACTTCGTCACGCTTGATTGTGAAGAAAATGTAACCGGCTACGATTTCGGCAATCTTGATAGTTTGTATCTTGGTTCATATCGTTCATTCAAAGCAGAAAGTTTGGCGCTGTCGCACGACCTCAAAGGAAAACATTTGCCTGTTGAAGCAAAGCCAACGCATGATGATTTTTGCGCCACCTTCCTGAACACGGAAACTGATACAGTTACAAAACTTTCAATATTCTGGAAAACAGAAATTGTTTTGGCAACAATTGTTTCTTCAAAAACCGCGACAAATGATTACATCAACGGAAAACCTAATTCTCTCATTTTAACATTTACTGAACCACTTCAAACGGGCGACAGTGTAACTGTGTGCGGTAAAACCAGGAAGCCAAAACTTCAGGGGATGAACAAATGGTGGTGGCACTTCTCGAATGGAAAGTTAAGCACGAAAAAGAAAGTCGCGCCAATCACCAACACGTTACGCTTGCCTATGCCAAACGCTATGAATGCTATTCAGGTTGTTGGTAAGGGATTACGAGTTGGATTAGGCGGCGCACATTCGGTTGTACATTCTACGTTTAAGGATGTCATTAAATCGTTAATTGAAATCCGGGCGAAGACTGAACGACAGCACATCGGCGCACCAAGTTGCCTCAACAGATTTACTAACGGTCGTTTGATGAAGAAAGAGAAAAAATATCTTACTCCGACTGAAGGACAAAACAGATTGTTTGCAAAAGCCGTAGCGTTGAAGGTGAACATCCTCTCAAGTCAGGCAGGCGTAACACCATCCGGATTTGGCAGTTTGATGTATGATGACGGAACAGGTGCGGCAAATCCGTTCAACAATCTCACGCTCTATCAAATCGCCGCGAAGATTGATAGTTTCATGACGCAAGATACGTGCGACATGCTTCCCTCTCTTGGCGCACTGACAGCCGGAGATTTGGACGACATGCTTGGATTGATTAACGCCTCATTCTCCGGACCGATTGATACACTCCGGTTCGGCGGCGGCGTCCGGTTCGCTCCAGTCCGTTCGTTAACTGATGTTCCGTATCTGCGCTACGATACATCAACAACAGCGCGGCAAGAATGGATTGAGATGTCATCGTATGAAGAAGTGCCGGAAGAGTTCACAGTGTATCAGAACTATCCGAATCCATTTAACCCGACGACAAATTTCGAATTCCGGATTGCTGATTTCGGATTAGTGACATTACAAATTTACAATTTGTTAGGACAGCAAGTCTCAACTGTGTTAGAAAGAGAAGCATTAGAAGCAGGTGACTATGAATATGAATTCAATGCAACAAATCTCCCGAGCGGGATTTACTTCTATCGCATCAATGTTGAAAGTGTTGATGATGACGGTGTTGTTCAGACATATTCTAATGTGAAGCGGATGGTGTTGTTGAAATAA